The genomic DNA GGGTGAACAAGCCGGCCTCGGCATCGTCCACCTGCACTTCGATGCCTCGACGGTGAGCTTCTTCGACAATGATCCGCGCATAAGGATTGAACTGCGCCTCGGGTCCCGGCCCGAGGAACAACGGCTGGTTGATGCCGTTCTTGCGTTTGATGGCGAAGGTCGAGAGGTTGCGAAAGCCGAGTTTGGCGTAGAGGTTTTTCGCCTGGCGATTGTCATGCAGCACCGACAGGTCGAGGTAACTCAAGCCACGGCTCATGAAATGCTCGATGAGGTGACGCACCAGCACTTCGCCCACGCCGGGCCGTGGGCATTGCGGGTCGACGGCCAGGCACCAGAAGGCTGCTGCCGTTCTCCGGGTCGTTGAAGGCCTTCTGATGATTCAGGCCCATGACGCTGCCGATCACCGCACCGGTGTCGTCGTCTTCGGCCAGCCAGTAGACCGGCCCGCCCTCGTGACGCGGGGTCAGTCGCAGCGGGTCGATGGGTAGCATGCCCCGGGCCTGGTAGAGCTGGTTGATGGCCTGCCAGTCGGTCTCGCTTTGGGCCCGGCGAATCCGGAAACCGCGAAACACCCGGGTGGACTGGCGATAGTCGCTGAACCACAGGCGCAAGGTGTCGGACGGATCGAGGAACAGTTGCGCCGGCTCCAACCCCAGCACTTGCTGGGGCGCGGCCACGTACAAGGCAATGTCGCGTTCACCGGGTTGTTCGTTGAGCAGTTCCTGGGCCAGGCTCGCCGGGTCCGGGAAGGTGTGGCCGATCAGCAATCGGCCCCAGCCGCAATGCACCGCGATCGGGTCGGCGCCCAATTCGCTGCCGTCTTCGGCCAGGCGTGCCTGCAGGCGTTCGTAGGAGGGCGCCTGGCCACGCAAGAGGCGTTGATTGTGAACGGTTGCATGAGGTTTCATCGATCAGATTCCTTGCTCGCTGAGCCACAGGTTCAGCGCGGCCAGTTGCCACAGCCGCGAACCGCGCAACGGCGTGAGCTGGCCGTTGGGGTCGGTGAGCAGGCGGTCGAGCATGGCCGGGTTGAACAGGCCGCGATCCTGGCTCGGATCCAGCAGCAGCTCGCGAACCCAGGCGAGGGTGTCGCCTTCCAGGTGCTTGAGGCCCGGCACCGGGAAATAGCCTTTCTTGCGGTCGATCACCTCGCTGGGGATCACCCGTCGGGCGGCTTCCTTGAGCACCTGCTTGCCACCATCGGGCAGCTTGAACTTCGCCGGAACCCGGGCCGAAAGCTCCACCAGGCGGTAGTCGAGGAACGGCGTGCGTGCTTCCAGGCCCCAGGCCATGGTCATGTTGTCGACGCGCTTGACCGGGTCATCCACCAGCATCACGGTGCTGTCCAGGCGCAGGGCCTTGTCTACCGCGGCATCGGCCCCAGGCTGGGCGAAATGTTCCTTGACGAAGTCGCCGGCCGCGTCATTGGCCGTCAGCCAGTTGGGCTGCACGGTAGCGGCATATTCTTCATAGCTGCGGTCGAAGAACGCAGCGCGATAAGCCGCGTAAGGATCGCTGGCGCCATCGACCTGCGGGTACCAGTGGTAACCGGCGAACAGCTCGTCGGCGCCCTGGCCGCTTTGCACGACTTTGCAATGCTTGGCCACTTCCCGCGACAGCAGGTAGAAGGCGATGCAGTCGTGGCTGACCATCGGCTCGCTCATGGCGCGGAACGCCGCGGGCAGTTGCTCGATGATCTCTTTTTCGTCGATGCGCAGTTGGTGGTGGCGGGTGCCGTAGTGCTTGGCGATCAGGTCCGAATACTGGAACTCGTCACCGCGCTCGCCGCCGGCATCCTGGAAACCGATGGAGAACGTGGACAGGTCTTCCACGCCCACCTCCCGCAACAGACCGACCAACATGCTTGAATCGACGCCGCCGGACAGCAGCACGCCGACATCCACGGCGGCGCGCTGACGAATGGCGACGGCTTCACGGGTGCTGTCGAGCACGCGGTCGATCCAGTCTTCCAGGTTCAGGTGCTGTTCGTCGGCCCGAGGGCCGTAGGGCAGGGTCCACCAGG from Pseudomonas beijingensis includes the following:
- a CDS encoding N-acetylglutaminylglutamine amidotransferase, translated to MCGLAGELRFDQQPADLAAVERITHHLAPRGPDAWGFHSQGPIALGHRRLKIMDLSDGSAQPMIDNQLGLSLAFNGAIYNYPELRAELEALGYTFYSGGDTEVLLKGYHAWGEALLPKLNGMFAFAIWERDAKRLFIARDRLGVKPLYLSRTGQRLRFASALPALLKGGDINPMLDPVALNHYLNFHAVVPAPRTLLAGVEKLPPATWMRIEADGTTEQKTWWTLPYGPRADEQHLNLEDWIDRVLDSTREAVAIRQRAAVDVGVLLSGGVDSSMLVGLLREVGVEDLSTFSIGFQDAGGERGDEFQYSDLIAKHYGTRHHQLRIDEKEIIEQLPAAFRAMSEPMVSHDCIAFYLLSREVAKHCKVVQSGQGADELFAGYHWYPQVDGASDPYAAYRAAFFDRSYEEYAATVQPNWLTANDAAGDFVKEHFAQPGADAAVDKALRLDSTVMLVDDPVKRVDNMTMAWGLEARTPFLDYRLVELSARVPAKFKLPDGGKQVLKEAARRVIPSEVIDRKKGYFPVPGLKHLEGDTLAWVRELLLDPSQDRGLFNPAMLDRLLTDPNGQLTPLRGSRLWQLAALNLWLSEQGI